From a region of the Opitutia bacterium genome:
- a CDS encoding DNA adenine methylase, protein MRYPGGKFRCYQRLISLIPPHRTYIESHLGGGAVMRHKKPADHNVGIDVDHRVIARFTGFPKGFTFICSRAEEYLSQYHFTGDEFVYADPPYWPASRRSARAAYRHDYTEENHVQLLTLLRGLKCPVMISGYDNEVYGRMLHGWRHQTFWGTSHTGRREESVWMNYPAGELHDTRFLGADYRERQSIQRKRTRWVQKFLREPVPVRQALLADLRNAHRRA, encoded by the coding sequence ATGCGTTACCCCGGGGGGAAGTTCAGGTGCTACCAGCGGCTCATCAGCCTCATCCCTCCGCATCGCACCTACATCGAATCCCACCTCGGGGGTGGAGCGGTGATGCGCCACAAAAAGCCGGCTGACCATAACGTGGGCATCGACGTCGATCACCGTGTAATCGCCCGTTTCACCGGTTTCCCCAAGGGCTTTACGTTCATCTGCTCCAGAGCCGAGGAATACCTCTCGCAATATCATTTTACCGGCGACGAATTTGTGTATGCTGATCCTCCTTACTGGCCGGCGTCCCGACGCTCCGCCCGAGCCGCCTACCGTCATGACTACACGGAGGAGAACCACGTGCAGCTGCTCACATTGCTTCGCGGTCTTAAGTGTCCGGTGATGATCTCCGGCTACGACAACGAGGTCTACGGCCGAATGCTTCATGGCTGGCGCCATCAGACGTTCTGGGGCACCTCCCATACCGGTCGCCGCGAGGAATCCGTTTGGATGAATTATCCGGCCGGAGAACTGCACGACACCCGGTTCCTGGGTGCCGACTATCGCGAGCGGCAGAGCATCCAACGCAAACGGACTCGGTGGGTGCAGAAATTCCTGCGCGAGCCCGTGCCGGTGCGGCAAGCACTGCTGGCCGATCTCCGCAACGCTCACCGCCGCGCATGA
- a CDS encoding DUF4417 domain-containing protein: protein MNPVDADAFWAKWEDVGGLLDFTIAGLNPVKSADLPRYIPILQHPYSRRDLLKTEIVALHLWRIFGRDAKGRYVCRFRDGAELRAKYRLHPDTKILLSGVAIDRHLEVFWAQHRKADLAAQLARLGVCGITTPNFSFFTDVTGFQILRNLKRILLTAERLSAAGIKVSLHLNAITPQNWDFWCELLSLHPDSNVVTLEFQTGLATLEEGRKALFQVADLQQKLGRLLHPILVGGAKHYLDAEKLFSRFSVVDSRPFMEAQARNSLVRDPGGAFRWRKGGDGGRFIDRIFEANLALYPEKLKVSPVDTPEQALDSDQMDLFDVTPYFTAQPVACRVS, encoded by the coding sequence ATGAACCCCGTCGATGCGGACGCCTTCTGGGCGAAATGGGAGGACGTCGGCGGATTGCTGGACTTCACCATCGCCGGTCTGAACCCGGTGAAATCTGCGGACCTCCCGCGCTACATCCCCATTTTGCAGCATCCATATTCGCGTCGCGACCTGCTCAAGACCGAGATCGTCGCCTTGCATCTGTGGAGGATCTTCGGGCGGGATGCCAAAGGGCGTTACGTCTGCCGCTTTCGAGACGGGGCAGAACTACGCGCCAAGTATCGCCTTCACCCCGATACCAAGATCCTGCTGTCGGGTGTCGCGATTGATCGGCACTTGGAAGTTTTCTGGGCGCAGCACCGCAAAGCTGATCTTGCAGCGCAGCTCGCTCGTCTCGGCGTTTGCGGGATTACCACGCCGAATTTTTCGTTTTTCACCGACGTCACCGGGTTTCAGATTCTGCGTAACCTCAAACGCATTCTGCTGACGGCGGAGCGGCTGTCTGCCGCCGGTATCAAGGTGTCGCTGCACCTGAATGCGATCACTCCCCAGAACTGGGATTTCTGGTGCGAGTTGCTCTCCCTGCATCCCGACTCGAACGTCGTCACGCTGGAGTTTCAGACCGGGCTTGCGACCTTGGAGGAGGGCCGAAAAGCGCTGTTTCAGGTTGCCGATCTCCAACAGAAACTCGGCCGCTTACTCCACCCCATCTTGGTTGGCGGTGCGAAGCACTACCTGGATGCGGAGAAGCTGTTTTCGCGATTCTCGGTGGTGGATTCGCGGCCCTTCATGGAAGCCCAAGCCCGCAATTCACTGGTTCGCGACCCCGGTGGCGCTTTCCGCTGGCGCAAAGGAGGCGATGGTGGCCGGTTTATTGACCGGATTTTCGAAGCCAATCTCGCGCTCTATCCCGAGAAATTGAAAGTGTCGCCCGTCGATACACCGGAGCAGGCGTTGGACTCCGACCAAATGGACCTTTTTGACGTGACACCGTATTTCACCGCCCAGCCGGTGGCATGTCGGGTCTCTTGA